Part of the Polaribacter sp. Hel1_33_78 genome is shown below.
AAAAGAAAAGGAAGCTCTTATCGTCCCTGGTATTTTATAAAAATCCATGATTGGCTGTGCACAATGATGTCCTGTTCTTACTGCAATACCTAACTTGTCTAAAATTGCACCAATATCATAAGGATGAATGCCTCCTACGTTAAAAGAAATTACAGCTGTTTTTTCAGCAGTAGTTCCATAGATTTTTAAACCTTCGATTTTTAATAGTTCAGAAGTTCCATATTGTAAGAGTTCGTCTTCATATTTTGCAATCGTTTCAAAGCCTATTGTATTCATATAATCTAATGCTGTTCCAAAAGCGATTCCTCCACAAATATTTGGTGTTCCTGCTTCAAATTTATGCGGCAAACCAGCATAGGTAGTTTTTTCAAAAGAAACGGTGTTAATCATTTCTCCACCACCTTGATACGGGGGTAATTTTTCTAACCACTCTTGTTTTCCATATAATAAACCAACGCCAGTTGGTCCACATAATTTATGAGCAGAAGCAACATAAAAATCTACATTTAATTTTTGTACATCAGGTTTTATATGAGGAGTTGCTTGCGCTCCATCAATTAAAACTGCAGCATTAAATTGGTGAGCGGTTTCAATAATTTCTTCAATAGGGTTTACAGTTCCCAAAGCATTTGAGACATGATTGCAAAAAACTAATTTTGTTTTCTCATTTACTAAAGTATGATACGTCTCCATATCTAAAGAGCCATTTTCAAACATGGGTATTACCTTTAAAATAGCACCAGTTTTTTCACATAACATTTGCCAAGGCACAATGTTAGAATGATGTTCTAAAGCAGAAACGATCACTTCATCATTTTTTTGTATTAGTGATGCAAAACCAGCAGCAATAATGTTTATTGAATGAGTTGTGCCAGATGTTAGAATAATTTCGTAGGCTTCTTTCGCATTAAAATGTTGTTGAATTTTTCTACGAGCATCTTCATATTTATCTGTTGCTTCTTGACTTAAGGTATGCACACCTCTGTGGATATTTGAATTATAATTACTGTAATAATCTACAATTGCGTCAATAACAATCTGTGGTGTTTGTGAAGTGGCAGCATTATCAAAATAGACCAAAGGTTTTCCATGAACTGATCTTTTTAGAATAGGAAAATCTTCTCGAATTTTATCAACATTAAACATAAAAATGATTTTAAGGTACAAAGATAAACCTTGCATTTTTAAAGTTGTAAAAAAAGTCAATATGAATTTCCTATTTTTACAGAACTAAACATCCAATTTAATGAAAATTTTAAAAAAAATTCTGCTAATCCTCCTCCTTATGATGATAGCTGCAGTAATTTATAATTACCCAAAACTGAATATCATAGCAGGTTATTCTGCGAAAAGTACAGCTTCTTCTATTTTTGTAGCCAATAGAACATTGGAGTTTACGGATAAAACAGATACCAATTTTTCTCCAATAAATTTAGCGGATGATAAAGTTAATATTTCTGAGAAATCTGCTCAGTCAGGTGCTTTTGGTTTGTTAACTAGAAAAGCATTTTACAGAGAAGGTTTAGGAAGTGTTTTGGCTTTGGAAGAGCAGGATTTAAATAAAAACTATTTGACGCCAAAAAGAGCATTAGCTGATCAAACAACTCCTTTTCCTTATGGAAATGCAGCACAAAAAGATACCGTTTTTAACAATGTAGACTATGCGAAATTAAGCCAAACTTTAGATGTTTTGTTTGATTCTGTTAATCAAACAAGAGCAGCAGTGGTAGTCTACAAAAATCAAATTATTGCAGAACGTTATGCGGATAGATTTAACCAAAACTCAAAACTATTAGGTTGGTCTATGACCAAAAGTATTTTAAGCACCTTATTTGGGGTTTTAGAGCATCAAGAAGAAATAGATGTATTTGAGAAAGATTTATTTGATGAATGGAGAAAGGATGAAAGAAAAGAGATTTCTATTCATAATTTATTACAAATGAATTCTGGATTAGAGTGGGATGAAGACTACAATAGCATTTCTGATGTTTCCAAAATGTTGTTTTTAGAGAGAGATATGACGAAAATTCAAATTGAGAAACCTTTGGTGGGTGTGCCAAACGAAACTTGGAATTATTCATCAGGAACTACAAATTTGTTGTCAGGTATTTTACGTCGGCAATTTAAAACACACCAAGAATATTTAGATTTTTGGTATGCGGCTTTAATTGATAAAATTGGAATGAATTCTATGATTGTAGAAACAGACTTGGCTGGTAATTATGTAGGTTCTTCTTATGCTTGGGCAACTGCGAGAGATTGGTCTAAATTAGGTTTGTTGTATTTGCAGAATGGAACTTGGAACGGAGAAGAATTGTTTAACGAGAAATGGGTAAAATACGCGACAAAACCAACGCCAACTTCTGATGGCTGGTATGGTGCACAAATTTGGTTAAATTCCGGAAAAAGATACCCTAATACGCCAAAAAACATGTATTTTTTTAGTGGATACCAAGGTCAGAATGTGTATGTTTTTCCAGATCAAGATTTAGTAGTTGTTAGAATGGGATTAACTAAAAATGCAGACATTGATGCGCTTTTGAGCGGAATTGTTAAAAGTATTAAGTAATTATTTTTTCTTCTCTTTTAACAGGCTTAAAATAAGGCTTAAAAAACCAGATGCAATAAGTATATAGGATGCTTGATTACCCTGTTCTTCAGCAGGGTTTAAAATATAAATACCGCAGGCTAACAAGATTATTCCAACGAGTAATAATGTAGTTTTAATTGTTTTATTCATCACTTTAATTTTTATTAAAGTTACAAAAAAACCACGCAATTTGCGTGGTTTGTATTTTATAAAAAAATGGATTTACCCATTTTACAAATCAAAACCAATATCTACACCAAGTTTATTGGCTATTATTTTTGTGATTCTAGATTTAACTTCTGGTATTTTTACACTTTCTAAAACAGTATTCGCAAAAGCATACATCAATAAAGCTTTTCCTTCTTTTTCTGGAATTCCACGTTGTTGCATGTAAAATAATGCATCATCATCTAATTGACCAATGGTACAACCATGAGAGCATTTTACATCATCAGCAAAAATTTCTAGTTGAGGTTTTGCATTAATAGTCGCCTTATCACTTACTAAAACATTATTGTTTTTTTGATAGGCATTCGTTTTTTGAGCTTCTCTATTTACAATTACTTTTCCGTTAAAAACACCTGTTGAGCGTTCATCATAAATTCCTTTGTAATCTTGATGACTTTCACAATTCGGTTCTATGTGGTGCACTAAAGTATGGTGATCTATATGCTGTTTTCCTTCAATAATTGTAATTCCTTTTAAAATAGAGTCAATGTGCTCTCCCCTTTGATAAAAGTTTAAATTGTTTCTAGTAATATTTCCTCCGAAAGAAAAAGTATGCACAGAAACAATACTATTCGATTTTTGTTCTATGAAGCAATTATCTACTAAGGACGCATTTTCAACATCATTCTGAATCTTGTAAATATCTACAGTAGCATCTTTGGCAGCAAAAACTTCAGTAACCGCGTTTGTTAAAACAGGATTTGACGTTAAACTTTGATGACGTTCTATGATTTGAACATGTGCATTTTGCTCTACAACAATTAAGTTTCTTGGTTGCAACATCGTTGCCGCTTCAGAGCCTGTTGTAAAATTAATGATTTGTATCGGTTTTTCTACCTCAGTATTTCTAGGTATATGGATGTATACACCCTCTGTTGCAAAAGCAGTATTTAAGGATGTTAAATTGTCTTGTTTTGCAACTTTGTTAAAATAATTTT
Proteins encoded:
- a CDS encoding aminotransferase class V-fold PLP-dependent enzyme; the protein is MFNVDKIREDFPILKRSVHGKPLVYFDNAATSQTPQIVIDAIVDYYSNYNSNIHRGVHTLSQEATDKYEDARRKIQQHFNAKEAYEIILTSGTTHSINIIAAGFASLIQKNDEVIVSALEHHSNIVPWQMLCEKTGAILKVIPMFENGSLDMETYHTLVNEKTKLVFCNHVSNALGTVNPIEEIIETAHQFNAAVLIDGAQATPHIKPDVQKLNVDFYVASAHKLCGPTGVGLLYGKQEWLEKLPPYQGGGEMINTVSFEKTTYAGLPHKFEAGTPNICGGIAFGTALDYMNTIGFETIAKYEDELLQYGTSELLKIEGLKIYGTTAEKTAVISFNVGGIHPYDIGAILDKLGIAVRTGHHCAQPIMDFYKIPGTIRASFSFYNTKEEIDILIKGVKKAQMMLS
- a CDS encoding serine hydrolase: MMIAAVIYNYPKLNIIAGYSAKSTASSIFVANRTLEFTDKTDTNFSPINLADDKVNISEKSAQSGAFGLLTRKAFYREGLGSVLALEEQDLNKNYLTPKRALADQTTPFPYGNAAQKDTVFNNVDYAKLSQTLDVLFDSVNQTRAAVVVYKNQIIAERYADRFNQNSKLLGWSMTKSILSTLFGVLEHQEEIDVFEKDLFDEWRKDERKEISIHNLLQMNSGLEWDEDYNSISDVSKMLFLERDMTKIQIEKPLVGVPNETWNYSSGTTNLLSGILRRQFKTHQEYLDFWYAALIDKIGMNSMIVETDLAGNYVGSSYAWATARDWSKLGLLYLQNGTWNGEELFNEKWVKYATKPTPTSDGWYGAQIWLNSGKRYPNTPKNMYFFSGYQGQNVYVFPDQDLVVVRMGLTKNADIDALLSGIVKSIK
- the sufD gene encoding Fe-S cluster assembly protein SufD; protein product: MELKEKILASYVAFENGIDINTDVHEIRTEALENFEKLGFPSKKLEAWKYTSLNAVLKNDFSIFPDKEVTVDLADVKKYFIHDIDSYKVVFIDGKYSSFLSETTHDGIDVCLMSAALTKSKYKIIVENYFNKVAKQDNLTSLNTAFATEGVYIHIPRNTEVEKPIQIINFTTGSEAATMLQPRNLIVVEQNAHVQIIERHQSLTSNPVLTNAVTEVFAAKDATVDIYKIQNDVENASLVDNCFIEQKSNSIVSVHTFSFGGNITRNNLNFYQRGEHIDSILKGITIIEGKQHIDHHTLVHHIEPNCESHQDYKGIYDERSTGVFNGKVIVNREAQKTNAYQKNNNVLVSDKATINAKPQLEIFADDVKCSHGCTIGQLDDDALFYMQQRGIPEKEGKALLMYAFANTVLESVKIPEVKSRITKIIANKLGVDIGFDL